The nucleotide sequence GAGCGGGTGCCGGAGCTGCGCTTGAGGCGCACCTGGACGGCGACCGGCGGGCCGTGCTTCGAGAACTCCTCGCCGAGTTGCTCACTGCCGAGGTAGGAGCCGATCTGCTGGCTCGACTGGGCGGTCCGGCCGACGGCCCGCACTTCACCGCGGAGCACACCGTAGGTCTGCGTGGGCGCCGACTGCACACTGAGGTCGACCGACGCGCCCGGCCGCACCGAGGCCGCCCGGTCCGCGGGTATGTACAGGGTCGCGACCAGGGGATCGCCGGAGTGGCCGACCCGCTCCACGGAGGCGACGTTGGCGCCGGTGTTCAGCACGGAGCCGATCGAGGCGGTGAGGGTGGTGAGCCGGCCGCCCGCGATGGTGCGCACGACCGTGGTGCCACGGGTGGTGCGGACCTTCAGCAGTGGTGCGCCCGCCGGGAGGGTGCTGCCCTCCCGGGCGAGGACGGAGGTCACCTGGCCGGCGATCGGGCTCTGCAGCACATAGCTGCCCTGGCCGTGGGTGAGGATCCCGGTGGCATCAAGGGTGTTGGACACGGTGCCGGTGACGGCCCATACGGCGGCACCGGCCATGACCGCCATCGTGACCGCCAGCGCCAGCCATCCCTGGGGGCGGGCATAGCGCACCGGCAGGTCGATGTCCTCTGCCGACTGCAGCTTGGAGAGGGCCTGCTGGCGGAACTGCACGAGAGTCTTTCCTCAGCCGCGAAGGGAGTGATCAAAGGGGGCCGCGGACCGCCGAGTGCCCCGGACCAGGCGGGCCCGGGGCACAGGGGAGCGGTAAATCAGCCTCAGAGGGTGCCGACGACCCCACCGACGATGCCGGTGGTGTTCAGGCCGGTGAGACCGTCAACCGTGCCGGTGACGGTGCCGAGGGCGCCGGTCACCGGGCCGGTGACCGAGTCGACGGTGCCGAGGACGTCGCCCACGGGGCTGCCGATCCCGCCCGCCACGTTGTCCAGCTCGGCGTCGGAGATCTCCTGGGTCGCGACCTTGGGCGCGTTGTTCATTGTTGCGTCTCCCTTGGGTGAACGTCTCGTTGAGCTTGCAACAGCGCACGGGAACCGAGGGGAATCAGCTCCCGCGGCATGGTCACGGGATGCCCGGAGGACACCGGGCTCCGTGAAATGCCTGAACGCGGAAGGGATGTAACCACGGGGCCCGCCACGCGGCGAATCACCCACGGTCCGGAACCGGGCATTCCGCCACTTTCAGATCACACGGCGGACACATTCGCACACCTCGCCGACGCCATTCCCTCACAGAAAGGCCACCGACCTCACGTGGCATCGCATCCCTCGGGCGATGCGACGCGCGTCATTTCGGGTCGGACCGCCGGGGCCGGGGCCGAGGTGGCGCATGAGCCGGGTGGCACACATGGCGTCTGTGTAACAGGTGTGCCGATCGCTTGAAGACCGGGCGGACAGGGCCGCATGCGAGGACGTGGCGGCACGGGAATGCGACATGTGCGACTTCAGACCGCCCGGCCCGCCTGCGGTACCACCTCGCCGTCCGGCACCGGTCCGGGTGCGGTGCCGTCGCCGAACGGGCGCCCGCCCAGTTCCGCACGGTGATGCGGGGTCAGCCAGCCGGAGAGGTCGGGGCCGAGCGGGACGATGCCGGTGGGGTTGATGTCGGTGTGCACCCGGTAGTAGTGGCGCTTGATGTGGTCGAAGTCGACGGTGTCCCCGAAACCCGGTGTCTGGAAGAGGTCACGGACGTAAGCCCACAGCACCGGGTCCTCGCTGAGCTTGTTGCGGTTGCACTTGAAGTGGCCGTGGTAGACGGCGTCGAAGCGGACCAGCGTGGTGAACAGCCGGATGTCGGCCTCGGTGATGGTGTCGCCGACCAGATAGCGACGCGTGGACAGCCGCTCCGACAGCTCGTCCAGGCGGGCGAAGAGACGTCGGTACGCGTCGTCGTAGGTGTCCTGGTGCTCGGCGAAGCCCGCCCGGTACACACCGTTGTTCACATCGCGGTAGACCCCCTCCGCCACGTCGTCGATCTCGTCGCGGTGCTCCTCGGGGTACAGGTCCGGGGCGCCCTCGCGCTGGAGGGCGGTCCATTCGGTGGCGAGGTCCAGGGTGATCCGGTGGAAGTCGTTGGTGACCAGCGCTCCACTGGGGACGTCCACGACCGCGGGCACACTCACCCCGCCCGGATAGCCGGTCTCGCGGGCGTCGTACGCCTCACTGAGGAAGGCGATGCCCAGCACCGGGTCCCGGTCCCCCGGGTCCAGGGTGAAGCGCCAGCTGCGCTCGTCCTGGATGGGATCGGTGATGGCCAGCGAGAGGGCCGGCTCCAGGCCGAGCAGCCGCCGTGAGATCAGCGCCCGGCTCGCCCACGGGCAGGCCCGGCTGGCCACCAGCCGATAGCGCCCGGCCTCCACCGGCCAGCCGTCCCGGCCGTCGGCGGTGATCCGGTCGGCGAAGTGCGGCCCGGATCGGCGGAACTCCTTGCGCTCGCTGGGTGTCTCCTGGTCAGCGGTGTTCAACGGGACCACCTACCACCTTCCGAAGCGGGAACCGTCGTGCACGGTCCATGTCACGGGTTGCCCTCCGAGGCTTCTGCGCCACGGATGACACCTACTCGGTTCCACGCCCCGGGAAGGGGTATTCCTCACGGATCGGACAGGGTGGCGCTACGGGGGCGCACCAGCGTTCAAGACCGGAGGCGAGGCCGGGGGCCAGGGTCGGGGCATGCCTGAGAACAAGGGCTGGAAGAGCCCGTATCTCCTGCTCACGATCACGATGCTGCTGTGGGGCAGCGCCTTCTCCAGTTCCAAGTCGGTGGTCGCCCAGATGCCGCACACCGTGGCGGCGCTGCTGCGCTTCGGCGGCGGGGCGGTCGCCCTGCTGGCGGCCGTGGCGCTCTTCGGCAGACCGGCCGCCCCGGCTTCCTCGCGCGGTGGCGGGCGGGCCGCGCTCGCGGGTCTCCTGGGGGTCTTCGCCTACAACGGCTTCTTCTTCTGGGGGCTGTCGCTGGCGCCCTCGCTCGACGCGGGAATCCTCATCCCCGTCCTGAGCCCGGTGCTCACCAGCGCCTTTCTGCTGGTCACCGGCCGTGACCGGCCCTCAGGCGCACGGCTGGCGGGGCTCGCGCTCGGGCTCGCCGGGGCAGTGGTGTTCTTCTTCGGCGCGGGCGGCAGCGCGCACGGCGGCGCCACCCGGCTGACGGGCGATCTGCTCTATCTGCTCAGCGCGGTGTGCTGGGCCGCGTTCACGCTCATCGGGCCCCGGGTGCTGGCCGGTGTCGATCCGCTGCGCGCCACGACCTACGCGACGTGTGCCGGGGCGGTGCTGCTGGGGGCGCTCGCCGTACCCGATCTCGGCGATACGCACTGGAGTGAGCTGCCGGCCGGCCTCTGGCTGAACGTGGTGTTCCTCGCCATCGGCCCGGCCGCCATCGCCAATCTCCTCTACTACCGGGGAGTGGGCGCGGTGGGTCCCGCGTCGGCGTCCTTGATGATGTTCATGGTCCCGGTGATCAACACCGTGTGCGCCATGCTCTTCCTTGGCGAGTCCTTCGGCGGTCTGCAGGCGCTGGGCGCCCTGGTGCTGCTGTCGGGTGCGGTGCTCGCCGTCACCCGGGGACGTGGACCGGCACGTCCCCGAGCGAGTACCGCGCCCACCGCGGGAAAGAAGCCCTCGGAGCTGTGAGGCACCGTACGGCGCCGGTCTGCATCACTCCCCTCGTGGTGATGCAGACCGACGTCACGCTGGGAGGCGAGGCTTCGTTCCCGCGCTGCGCGGCAGGAGTGACGGTAAAGCGGATCACCGGGGCGGGCAACGGTGCACGGTGCGCATCGCGCGCCCGCGATATGTGCACGGTGCGCAGTCAGTCCACCGGCTGGAGCCCGGTGATGTGCAGGGCGTGCACCAGGTCGTGAATCCCGGAGCCGGTGGTGAGCAGGTCACGGCTGAGCAGGTGTTCGGCGGCCCGCAGATGGGATCTGACGGTGTTCCGGCTGAGACCGAGATGGCGGGCGGTCCGCTGGGCGTCGGTGTTCGCGTCGATCCAGGCGCGCAAGGTGGTGTACAGATCGCGGCCACGGGTGCTCTGGAGCGGGCGGAGGAATTCCCGCGCCCAGGCGTGTGCGGGCTCGGTGCGGAACAGCTCGTCCAGGGTGGGCTCCGGCCGCCCACGCTCGGCGCCGAAGCCGCCGTCCGGCTGCCCTCCGGCCAGGCAGAAGGCCAGGTCGAGGGCGGCCCGGGTGCGTACGTCGCCCAGGTCGAGGCCGAGGGTCGCCGCCACCCGGCCGAGGTGGTGGGAGACGGTGTTGCGGCTGATGTCCAACAGCCGGGCCACGGCGGACCGGGGGAAGGTGACGGCGAGCCGGGTGATGTCCAGGGTGGCTCTCGGGGTGGATCCGAGTGGCCGCAGCAGGGCACGGGCCCAGGCGCCCGCCTCCGTGCGGGGCAGCAGCGGCACCAGCGGTGTCCGGCCGAGGTAGGCGGCCACCCGCTCGGGCGTATGGCGCGCCGCGGCCAGGGCGTGCAGGGCCTGCCCGTACGCCTCGGCCGTCGCGCCGAGCGGATACGGGCTGCTGATGCCCAGCGCGTAGTGCGGGTTGTCCCGCACCAGGCGGCGCAGCACCGTGCCCTGGCCTTGGGTCACCTGGGGGCCGTCGGCGGAGGCGTTGCCCGCATCGTCAGTGACCTCGTTGTCGGGCTCGCCGTCCGCCTCATCGGTGGCCTTGTCGGCGAACTCGTCGGCGGACCCGTCGGCGACGAGACAGATGAGGTGTTCCTTGAAGGCTGGGCAGTGCACCATCAGGCCCGTGCCGTGATAGCCCGATCCGTCCTGGTAGTTCTGCGCCAGCCGGTCCCGGTCCTCCGAGGGGCAGTGCAGCAGATAGACACGCAGCCGTTCGGCGTCCAGCAGCGCGGGGACGGCGCCGGTGGTCATGCGGCGGGCCAGGGTGAGGTCTCCCGCCAGCAGGGCGCTGAACACGGCGAACCGCAACTGCCGCGCCTTGTACTGATACCCGCGCAAGGTGGTGTCCGCGTCCTGCGCCCGGTCCAGGAGCGCGATGAGGCTTCCGGCGTGCGAGACCAGCGACGCCGCTTCGCGGGTGGGCGCCGAGGTGCCGGCCACCACCAGGACGGGGCGTGGCGCGCGCGGGCCGAGCGCTTCCAGACGCACCTGAAAGGCACCGCTCTCGGTGACCGCCGCGGCCATCTGACCACCGGCCAGCCGGGACAGCGTCCGTTCGAGCGAGGGCAGGATCTGGCGCGGGAAGCGGGCGGTGGAGGTTTCGACGGCGCCCGCGCTGCCGATCAGCGCGACATCGGCGTCGATCTGCCGGCCCAGCCAGTCGAGAACCGCCCGCGGATCCGCCCCGGCCCCCCGGCTCATCTGCCGCCGCACCTCGTGCAGCAACTCATCCAGCCGCCCGGTGTGCGCCCGTGCCTCCACAGCAGTGCTCCTCCCACTCCGTGGTGCGCCATGTCGCACGGACCGATCGGCGGTCCGCGCACCCGCCGTACTTTATGCCCGGTTCACGGGACCTCGGGAAGTGCCGTGGGCATCAGGCCGGTTCGGCGGGGCGGGCCTACCGGATGGGGAGGTGTCCGCGCAGGCCAGGGCCCTGCGTGGGGGGCGTGGCGGGGCTGTTAGGTTGACATGCCCAGTTGAACGGGGAAAGGAAGATCACGTGCGCAAGGCAGTACACATGGCGGTCACTTCGGTCATCGTCGCTCTTGTCGTCAGCGGCTGCGGAGACAGTGACGACGGGAAGAAGGAATCGAAGCCGAGCGGCGAAGCCACCCAGACCGCCCAGAAGTCGCCGAGTTCGAGCCCGGCGGCCCAGCGCACGATCATCGAGCGTTCGGCGGGGTCCTGGAAGTCCATCGTGGCGGCGAAGTCCGACGACGCCCTGGAGACCCTCACCATCGCGGACGGCAAGGTCACGGCGAAGGGGCCGAAGCTCGACTGCACCGGCACGCTGAAGTCCGGCCAGAAGGGCGGCGAGGACGAGCCTTCCCTGACCCTGTCGTGCAAGGGCGGCAGTGACGGAGGCCGGGGCGAGGGCACCGTGGGGATGAAGGGCGACGACGCCCTGGCGATCAACTGGAAGGGCCCCGAGGGCGGCTTCGGCGGTCCCGTCGACAGCTTCCGCCGGGCGGGCTGACCTCAGGGCGCGCTCAGGCCACCGCGGGCGGGCAACGGCCGCGGTGGCCAGCCCAGAGCCGCGGTGGCCGAGCGGAGGAAGACGCGCATGACGTGCTCGCGGACTCAGTCCACCGAGCGGAACAAGCCCTCCAGCGCGCTCGCCACCTGGTCGGCCGAGAGCGGGTCGTCGACACCGCCCATCGCGTAGATGCCCCGGTCCAGTTTGATGCCCCGTGTCATCGCGCCGAGCAGCGTGGCCAGTTCGGTGCCTCGCAGGGCGGGCCGGTGCCCGGCCCGATCGAACAGCCCGTCCAGCATGGTGCCGATACGGCAGCTGAACCGCCTCTCGTGTTCCACCAGCGCCGAGGCGGCATCGCCGTCCCGGAGCGCCATCAGCCGGAATTCCAGGTGGATGAAGACCCACCGGGTATCCAGATGCTCCCCGTTGAAGATCTCGGCGAAGGTCCGGGCGAGCTGGGGGGCCAGATCCCGTCCGGTGTCCATCTCGGCGATCCGCTCCCCGATGTAGTCGGCGGTGCGGTCGCTGTGCCGCCGGAAGACATCGAGGAAGAGCTTCAGCTTGCTGTCGTAGTTGGAGTAGAAGGCCCCGGTGGTCCTGCCCGCGCACTGGCAGATGTATCCGATCGAGGCCCCGTGGAAGCCGCGTTCGGAGAACGCCCGCTCCGCCCCGACGATCAGCGCTTCCACGGTCTTTGACCGCTGCGGCGGCATCGGTGTGCCCCTCTCCCCCAGTTGTTCGGAAACCTGGCCAGATCCGTACGGTAGCCGATCCGCCCCTCTGTTCAGTAGGGAACCCTATCGGTAGCGTTCCCTATTGAAAGCCGCGGCCGACGGCTCCGGGAAGTTCGCCCCGGAAAGTTCGAGGAATCACGAAGGAGAGCCATCGTGAACGCTCCGATGCCCACGACCCATGACGACCTCCGAGACCTCCACGACCTCCCTTCATATCCGAACGACCGGGACGACTACGTCAATCCGGCACGTGCACTGCTCACCGGGCCGCCGATCAGCCCGCTGAGGTTCGCCGGCGGCAGCGCCGGCTGGCTGGTGACCGGATATCACGAGGCGCGGGAGGTGCTGCGGGATTCCCGGTTCAGCGCCGAGCGCTGGCGTGGCGACGACACGATGCGGAAGGTCCCCGAGTCGATCCGCCGGGACCGCAGCAGCGGGGCGGGGTCATTCCTGGCCATGGACGCCCCGGAGCACGGCCGCTACCGGGGACAGCTCACGCGGTACTTCACGGTGCGGCGGATGCGCGAGCTGGAAGCGCGCGTCGAAGACATCGTTGCCAACCAGCTGGACGCGTTGGAGGCGGCGGGTAAACCGGCCGATCTGGTGCGGCACTTCGCCCTGCCCATCCCCTCGCTGGTGATCTGCGAGATGCTCGGTGTGCCGTACGAGGAGCGGGAGTTCTTCCAGACCGTCGCCGCGCGGCTGCTCCGCCAGGACCGCACCGATGAGGAGTTCGTCGCCGGGAAGACCGCGCTCGACGACTTCCTGCGCACACTGGTCGAAGCCAAGCGCAAGGAGCCGCAGGACGATCTGATCTCCCTGCTGACCGCCGTTGACGAGCTCAATGACGAGGAGATCGGCGGCATCGCGGGGCTGCTGCTGATCGCCGGCCACGAGACCACCACCAACATGCTCAGCCTCGGCACCTTCGCCCTGCTGCGCCGGCCCGAGCAGTTCGAGCGGCTGCGGGCCGACGAGTCGCTCCTTCCGCAGGCAGTCGAGGAGCTGCTGCGCTATCTCAGCATCGTCAACGCCTTCCCCGTCCGCATCGCGCTGGAGGACGTGGTCGTCGGCGGTGTCACCATCGCGGCGGGCCAGTCCGTGGCCGTCTCGGTCCCGGCGGCGAACCGGGACCCGGCGCTGGTGGACGACCCGGACACGCTCGACGTCGGGCGTCCCCGCAGCAGCCATCTGGCCTTCGGATACGGCATCCATCAGTGTCTCGGTCAGCATCTGGCCAGGATCGAGCTGGTGTCGGGCTACCGCGGACTGATCCGCCGGCTCCCGGGGCTGCGGCTCGCCGTGCCCCCGGAGGAGGTCCGGATGCGCAGCGACATGGTCATCTACGGAGCACACGAGCTGCCCGTCACCTGGTGACACGGAGCACACGGCTGCCCGTCACCTGGTGACAACGCCGGGCACGACCCGGCCTCCACACACGGCGCCGGGCGGGCCTGACCTCCACACAGCCGAAATCATCACATGACCTCCACGCACACGGAGTTCATGTGATGATTCGGTGACCCTGGCCCGTCCGGGCCGGGGGTGTGGAGGGGAAATACAAACGTGAAGTCAACGACCTTCAGATCCGCCGTGGGGGCCGTGCTGACGGCGGCCCTGTCCGCCGTGGTCCTGCCCGCCTCCGCCGCGAGCGCGGCGGAGAGCCCGGCGGCGGCCGGCACCGTGGACACCGCGACCGCACGGTCCTTCGGGCGCCTGGCCGACGCGGTGCTGACCCAGCGCACGGCGGCGCTGCTGGACACCAAGCAGTCGGTGCGGCGCGCCGCCCCGCTCGCCGAGAAGAACGTCCGCCTGTCGGCCGGCCAGACCCGGACCGAGGACACGGCGCTGTCCGCGCTGCGCTCCCGCAAGGCGCGGCTCGCGGCCCTGGGCGAGGCGTACACATCTGCCGACACCAAGGTGGCGGTGGACCGGGTGCGGGTCGAGGCCGGGCACGCCACCGTCCAGGCCACCGAGACCACGACGCTGGCCTACAAGAAGATACGCGGCGACGAGCCCGCGACGACCGGCTTCCAGGCGCACCACCGGCTGAGCTTCGCCGCCACCGCGGACGGGAAGTGGCAGCTGACCGGCCTCACCTCGACCGACGACGGCCCGCTGGCGGTCAACGAGCCCGCCACGGCGCCGGTGGCGGCCAGGACGACGGCCCTGCCCGATGCGACGCCCGCCGCCATCTCGGTGCCGTCCCGGCCGCAGACGAAGCCCGCGGGAAGCTACGACTACGCGGCGATGGCCTCGTACGCCGAGAAGTACTGGCAGAACTACAACCCCGCCTACCGGAAGTTCAACGAGGCCGGTGGCGACTGCACCAACTTCGTCAGCCAGGCCCTGAAGGCGGGCGGCTGGGCCAACAAGTCCGGCGACGCCGAGGACTACCGCAGCTGGTGGTACGACACCTCGTACCAGTCGACGTCCTGGGTGGGCGCCAACGAGTGGTCGTGGTTCACACTGGACGCCAAGCGCGCCACCAACCTGGCGAACGTCTACTACATGGGCGTCGGCGACGTCATGCAGATGGACTTCGACAAGGACGGGTCCAAGGACCACACCATGGTCGTCACCTACCGGAGCTCCAGCGGGGTCCCGTATCTGACCTACCACTCGGTCAACACCTACCGGAAGTCCGTGGCCAGCATCATCGCCTCGTACCCGACCTCGGCCTACTACGCCTACCGCACCTGAGCGCGCCTCCCCGTGACCGTGGTCCCCGCCCCTCCCGGGCGGGGTCCGCGGCATTTGCCCCCGGCCCGGGGCGGTATGTCACAGTGGACCGCCCCTCCCCTACTCCTCACCCTTCCGAAAGTGATGCAGTCCACGACGTTCCCTCCCCGCACCGCGGATCTGTTCACCCAGGGCCTGGAGGACCGCCCGGGCTCCGCCCTGCTGCGTTTCGGCGCGGCACGCCGACGCCCGGCCGGCCGGCTCAGCTGGTCCGGCCCCGGAGCCGTGGCCTGGCTCGATGGCCCCCGGGGCCATGTGTGGAGCGTCGGGAAGCCGGTGGCCGCCGCCGGTCTGGTGCTGGGCGCGGCACAGCGCCTTCCCGACGATGTGAAGGAGTTCACGGGTCCCCGCGGCACCGACGCCCTGGTCGCCCGCCACCTGCCGCTGGCCGATGTGGTCGAGTGGGTCTTCCGCTGGACACCGGACGAACCACCCGTCCATCCGGGTGAGGAGCGCGTGGTCGAGCTCGGCGAGGGCCACCACGAGGAGCTGCATGCCTTCCTCCGGGAGCACAGCCCGGCTCATTCGACCGGCCCCGGCTCCTCCGGTATCAGCCTGTGGGCCGGGATCCGGGGCGAGGACGGGCGGCTGGTGGCCTGCGGCGCCCTGAGCAGCCTGCGGGACAGCGGCGCCCCGCTGATGGCGTCCGTGGCGACCGACGCCGGGCAGCGCGGCCAGGGGCTCGGCGCGGCGCTGACCTCCTGGCTCACCCGGTACGCCGTACGCCGGTACGGCTTCTGCACACTGTGGCAGCTCGCCGACAACGCCCCCGCCGAACGGCTCTACACCCGCCTCGGCTACCGCAACGAGGACCTCTGCGTGGCCGCGCGGATCGCCGCGCACTGACCCCGACACCTCGGTCCCGAAACCCGGCGCACACCGGCGAGCGGCCGACCGCGTGATGTGATGTCCGCACGGTGTTCACCCGACGGACACCGAAGCAACGTCAGCACGCCTGCGTACACACACGTCTTCGAGCCGCGAGAGATGGAGTGACGCCATGCCGGGCGCCCTGTCACGACGTTCCGCCCTGTCCTTCCTGGGAGGGGCGGTGGCCGTCGCCGCCACCGGTGGGGGCGGCCGGCCGGCGGCCGCGGCCGATCCCGCTTCCGGATCCGGATCCGGCCCCGGATCCGCGCCCGGTCCCGCAAGTGGTCCCGCCTCCCGGGTGGACACCCTCATCGGCCGGATGACGCTCGAGGAGAAGGTCTCGCTGCTGCACGGCGCGAAGGATCCCCAGAGCCTCGGGCAGGCGGGCTACACCCCCGGTGTCCCCCGGCTCGGCATTCCACCACTGCGCCTCGCCGACGGGCCCGCCGGCGTGCGGGTCGCCCGGCGGGCCACCGCGCTGCCCGCGCCGGTGCTGCTCGCCTCCGCCTTCGACCCGGCGCTGGCGCGGGAGTACGGGCGCACCATCGGGCGCGAGGGCCGCGCTCTGGGCCAGGATGTGCTGCTCTCCCCCATGGTCAATCTCATCCGCACCCCGTATGCCGGGCGCAATTTCGAGACGTTCGGCGAGGACCCCCTGCTCGCCTCCGAGCTGGTGGCCGAGGAAGTCCGCGGCATCCAGGGCGAGGGCCTGATCGCCACCGTCAAGCACTTCGCCCTGAACAACCAGGAGTACGAGCGGGAGTCGATCGATGTCATCGCCGACGAGCGGACGATGCGGGAGACGGAGCTGCCCGGCTTCGAGGCGGCCGTACGGGCGGGCGCCGGGGCGGTCATGGGCGCCTACAACAAGGTCAACGGGGCCTTCGCCTGCGAGAGCGGGCCGCTGCTGACCAGAGTGCTGCGTGAGGACTGGGGCTTCGACGGCTGGGTGATGACCGACTGGCACGCCGCCCACAGCACCGCGGCGGCCCTCGGCGCCGGGCTCGACATGGAGATGCCCGACGGCAAGTACTTCGGCGCCGCCCTGCTCAGGGCGGTGGCCGACGGGACCGTACCCGAGGCCGAGGTGAATCGCGCGGCCGGTCGCGTCCTGACCGTCATGGACCGCTTCGGACTGCTGGACGGCGGTGCCCCGCCGAGGCCCGGCCGGGATCCCGAGGCCGGGGCGCGCACCGCGCTGAAGGTCGCGACGGCGGGCGGCATTCTGCTGCGCAATGAGCACGGCACACTGCCGCTGACC is from Streptomyces hygroscopicus and encodes:
- a CDS encoding N-acetyltransferase GCN5, which encodes MQSTTFPPRTADLFTQGLEDRPGSALLRFGAARRRPAGRLSWSGPGAVAWLDGPRGHVWSVGKPVAAAGLVLGAAQRLPDDVKEFTGPRGTDALVARHLPLADVVEWVFRWTPDEPPVHPGEERVVELGEGHHEELHAFLREHSPAHSTGPGSSGISLWAGIRGEDGRLVACGALSSLRDSGAPLMASVATDAGQRGQGLGAALTSWLTRYAVRRYGFCTLWQLADNAPAERLYTRLGYRNEDLCVAARIAAH
- a CDS encoding glutathione S-transferase, with product MNTADQETPSERKEFRRSGPHFADRITADGRDGWPVEAGRYRLVASRACPWASRALISRRLLGLEPALSLAITDPIQDERSWRFTLDPGDRDPVLGIAFLSEAYDARETGYPGGVSVPAVVDVPSGALVTNDFHRITLDLATEWTALQREGAPDLYPEEHRDEIDDVAEGVYRDVNNGVYRAGFAEHQDTYDDAYRRLFARLDELSERLSTRRYLVGDTITEADIRLFTTLVRFDAVYHGHFKCNRNKLSEDPVLWAYVRDLFQTPGFGDTVDFDHIKRHYYRVHTDINPTGIVPLGPDLSGWLTPHHRAELGGRPFGDGTAPGPVPDGEVVPQAGRAV
- a CDS encoding TetR family transcriptional regulator codes for the protein MPPQRSKTVEALIVGAERAFSERGFHGASIGYICQCAGRTTGAFYSNYDSKLKLFLDVFRRHSDRTADYIGERIAEMDTGRDLAPQLARTFAEIFNGEHLDTRWVFIHLEFRLMALRDGDAASALVEHERRFSCRIGTMLDGLFDRAGHRPALRGTELATLLGAMTRGIKLDRGIYAMGGVDDPLSADQVASALEGLFRSVD
- a CDS encoding cytochrome P450 codes for the protein MNAPMPTTHDDLRDLHDLPSYPNDRDDYVNPARALLTGPPISPLRFAGGSAGWLVTGYHEAREVLRDSRFSAERWRGDDTMRKVPESIRRDRSSGAGSFLAMDAPEHGRYRGQLTRYFTVRRMRELEARVEDIVANQLDALEAAGKPADLVRHFALPIPSLVICEMLGVPYEEREFFQTVAARLLRQDRTDEEFVAGKTALDDFLRTLVEAKRKEPQDDLISLLTAVDELNDEEIGGIAGLLLIAGHETTTNMLSLGTFALLRRPEQFERLRADESLLPQAVEELLRYLSIVNAFPVRIALEDVVVGGVTIAAGQSVAVSVPAANRDPALVDDPDTLDVGRPRSSHLAFGYGIHQCLGQHLARIELVSGYRGLIRRLPGLRLAVPPEEVRMRSDMVIYGAHELPVTW